Below is a window of Cupriavidus sp. MP-37 DNA.
CGCTCAGTCTGCCAGTGCAGCGGGGTCAGGTTTGACAAAAGCCAGCGCGGGCACGGGCCCGGACTGACGCCATCGGGTACGGAAGGGCGCGCCGCTTCTACCGATGCGCCCGCTGCATGTCATGCATCGGGCCGCACAGCGGCAAACCACTCCAGCACCTGCGCCACTGCCTGATCCACCGTCATGTCGGAGGTATCGAGCAGCTTTGCATCCTCGGCGGGACGCAGCGGCGCGGCGGCACGGGTGCGATCCCGCGCGTCGCGCGCCTCGAGGTCACGCAAAAGGTCTTCGATATTAGCAGAAATTCCCTTATCAATCAATTGTTTATAGCGCCTGCGCGCGCGCGCCTCGACACTTGCCGTCAGGAACACCTTGAGCTGGGCGTCCGGGAAGATCACGGTGCCCATGTCGCGGCCGTCCGCCACCAGGCCGGGCAGCTTGCGGAAGCTGCGCTGCAGCTGGGTCAGCGCGTCGCGCACCGGCTGGTGCACGGCGATGGCCGAGGCACGGTTGCCGATCGCCTCGGCGCGGATCGCCAGGCTGACTTCCTCGCCTTGCAGCCAGACGCGGTCGGGCCCGAACTTCACATCGAGGCGCGTAGCGATTCGCGCCAGGCTGTCGATATCGGCCAGGTCAACACCTGCGCGGTCGCTGGCCAGCGCTACCAGCCGGTACAGCGCGCCGCTGTCGAGCAGGTGGAAGCCCACCGCGTCGGCAACCTTGTGCGCCACCGTGCCCTTGCCAGAGGCGGTCGGCCCGTCAATGGTGATGACGTTGACGATAGTCATTGCTTATAGCACCCAGTGAAACGATTGATTGTTAATTCTATTGAGAATCATTATCATTTGATCCATGGCATCGCGCTGCGGCAAGCGCAACGCATCCCTCAGTATCGGTCGCGAGGCAATCTACCATGGCAAAAACCCTGACGTTCGGCATCATGCACCTCGGCATCGCGTTCAGCGTGACCTATGCGCTGACCGGCAGCCTGGCTGTGAGCGGTGCCGTCACCTTTATCGAGCCGGCCATCAATACCGTGGCCCACTACTTCTTCGACCGGTACTGGGACAAGCGCGAACGCCGCCAGGCCTCAGCCCCGAACGACCGCGCCGCGCAAACCGCCGGCACGGGCGCCGGCACTGGCGCCGGCACCGGGCTGGTCAGCGCGTGACGCCGGCAAACACGCTGAAATAATCCGGGAACGTCTTCGCCACGCAGCCCGGATCATTGATCCGCACCGGCAACGGACCGAATGCCGCCAGCGAGAAACACATCGCCATGCGATGGTCATCATAGGTGCCAATGCCGTCCGCCGGGGTCTGCCACGGCTGCGGCGGCGTCACGCGCAGGTAGTCGGCGCCCTCTTCCACCACCGCACCCAGCTTGCGCAGTTCGGTCGCCATCGCCGCGATGCGGTCGGTTTCCTTGACGCGCCAGCTGGCAATATTGGTCAGCGTGGTGGTGCCCTCGGCAAACAGCGCCGCCACCGCCAGCGTCATGGCCGCATCGGGGATATGGTTGCAGTCCAGCTCGATGCCGTGCAGGCGTCCGTCGTCGCGTTCCGTGCCGCGCACCTCGATCCAGTTGTCACCGGCCATCACATTGGCGCCCATGCGGTTGAGCGCGTCGGCAAAGCGCACATCGCCCTGGATGCTGGCCATGCCGACGCCTTCCACCCGCACCGGACCGCCGCCGATCGCACCGGCGGCCAGGAAATACGAAGCCGACGACGCGTCGCCCTCGACAAAGATCTCGCCCGGCGAGCGGTAAGCCGCCGCTGCGGGCAGCACGAAGCGCTCCCAGCCGTGCCGCTCCACCTCGATGCCGAAGCGTGCCAGCAGGTTCAGCGTGATCTCGATATACGGCTTCGAGATCAGCTCGCCCACCACTTCGATCTCGATGCGGCCGCTGGCGGCTTGCGCCAGCGGCAGGCTCATCAGCAGCGCGGTCAGGAACTGGCTCGAGACATCGCCGCGCACGCGGATCGGCGCGTCGATGCGCAGGCTGGCCGGCTGGATATGCAGCGGCGGAAAGCCTTCGTTGCCAAGGTAGTCGATCACCGCGCCAACCTGGCGCAAGCCATCGACGAGGTCGCCGATCGGCCGCTCGTGCATGCGCGGCACGCCGGATAGCTTGTAGCTGCCGCCTTGCAGCGCCAGCGCGGCAGTCAGCGGACGGATCGCGGTGCCGGCGTTGCCCATGAACAGTTCGGCGGACTTGGTCGGAAAGTTGCCGCCGGCGCCGGTGACGATGTAGTCGGCG
It encodes the following:
- the aroA gene encoding 3-phosphoshikimate 1-carboxyvinyltransferase — protein: MEHLTLGPLTRAHGTVRLPGSKSISNRVLLLAALADGETRVRDLLDSDDTRVMLQALRTLGVAWRQEGADYIVTGAGGNFPTKSAELFMGNAGTAIRPLTAALALQGGSYKLSGVPRMHERPIGDLVDGLRQVGAVIDYLGNEGFPPLHIQPASLRIDAPIRVRGDVSSQFLTALLMSLPLAQAASGRIEIEVVGELISKPYIEITLNLLARFGIEVERHGWERFVLPAAAAYRSPGEIFVEGDASSASYFLAAGAIGGGPVRVEGVGMASIQGDVRFADALNRMGANVMAGDNWIEVRGTERDDGRLHGIELDCNHIPDAAMTLAVAALFAEGTTTLTNIASWRVKETDRIAAMATELRKLGAVVEEGADYLRVTPPQPWQTPADGIGTYDDHRMAMCFSLAAFGPLPVRINDPGCVAKTFPDYFSVFAGVTR
- a CDS encoding DUF2061 domain-containing protein; protein product: MAKTLTFGIMHLGIAFSVTYALTGSLAVSGAVTFIEPAINTVAHYFFDRYWDKRERRQASAPNDRAAQTAGTGAGTGAGTGLVSA
- the cmk gene encoding (d)CMP kinase; the protein is MTIVNVITIDGPTASGKGTVAHKVADAVGFHLLDSGALYRLVALASDRAGVDLADIDSLARIATRLDVKFGPDRVWLQGEEVSLAIRAEAIGNRASAIAVHQPVRDALTQLQRSFRKLPGLVADGRDMGTVIFPDAQLKVFLTASVEARARRRYKQLIDKGISANIEDLLRDLEARDARDRTRAAAPLRPAEDAKLLDTSDMTVDQAVAQVLEWFAAVRPDA